In Tribolium castaneum strain GA2 chromosome 8, icTriCast1.1, whole genome shotgun sequence, the genomic window cttaaaatttacatagGTACTCAGAGAAAACCATTAGGTACGTATTTCACAGCAAGCGCTGAATATGATGTGATTagtattagtttttgagacatTGGTGAAAGATGCCTTTAGCAAACTCGCACCTTGtatgaaaaaacacaaaaaaattggtattaaACGTCTTATATCAACAAAAAGACACTATTTTTGTCACTGACTGTACTTATTaggtaaaaaacaaaaaaaatgatataaaaattacgcCATAAGTCAAAGAAAAACagttttatagacaaaaataatttaaaattgcttcgaatttttaagttttgttttttcagattgtgtgatttattgtgattattattattaatattactattaaaagttaaaaatttgaaaagacTGCATTAAATTTATGCGTCTTTGACCAGAAAAACATGATTAGGTaagtattaataattaaaaaaacttgattttgtttttttttcaagttggcATCACCCGCCCTGCTCTCAATTCATTGTTTCGACCGgaagttaaatattttgcttCACCCTCGCTAACATCCCTCACCCCCCCATTAAGGTGCGTTAAACCTGAGATTACGTCGCCATGACAACCCACAATCGGGGCGTATCTGCGGCAACCAATGGCGCGCCTTTACAGCCGACTAGATGATGTCGATGCCCAATCTCGATTCGGAGCGTATTTACGGCACTGATCCGCATATTCACGTACAAATTGGGCATTTAGCTGACAATATGCGGTGTATTATCGGAAGAAAGTTTCGACTCTAGTCGACTGAGAAATTCaatgtgtgtgtgtgttttgtttttttttgctgctGCCAAGGATATACGATTTTCGCTTGTTTCGAAGGGATAACGAAAGGTTAATCGTCTAGTGGCCACCGCAGAATAGCGACCGAAATGTCAGCAAATGTCAACGAAAAGGCCGCTAATTTACCAGACGTGTTATGcaatttaggaattttttttgagtcaaataaaatatcacGTTACTGAAACTAATCTGCATTTTATTTAACGCTCCCTACAACCATAGTTACCAAAGATCAAAGATTGATCAAACAAAGTAGccaacttattaaaaaaaatacctataGGTagatataacaaaaaaaaaacacaaaaattacctGTGCTacataaaagtatttttaacaaatcatCGTAACTGAGGCAGTGTCACGTGACATTATAAACAGGTTTGTATCTATGGAAATGCACCACGTGACCCCAATTTGGCCAATCCGGCGATAGAAAGCCGAATTTGATTGGTTGGTTAATTAACACTGATAGCGATTGGTTAAAAAAGgcgcgttttttaaaaattaaataatttttcgcgTTTTGTTGTCTCGTCGCGAAAAGGTAGACGTATCGATTACCTAAAAGCCGCTtccattttgtatttttccccTTCTCTCTCTTCAGCACATCATAAATTGAAcattattggaaaaattatGGGAGAATAGCATTCGTTACGAGCAATTTGCGGCGTACAGTCTATTGAAAAAGTATACGTACTTAGAGAGAGAGTCGATAAATATAAAATCACACGATGATTGGCGAGATATGACACGTCTCTCATGGCCCTCTTTGTGCTAttaaatttcgtttaaaaaataattgcatccACTCTTCTAATGAACAACAAGCGAGAGGGTAAAATTGTGAAAAGCTCCGGATTTTAGATCGTGACAGGATCGTCGAAAGCACTCTCGACCCTCATGCGGCGGCTACATCATTACGTATGTAGAGGaaaggaaaagaaaaacacTACAGAGATGTCACTTTTGAATAGAACTTGAGAACAACACTCGACTTTGTATGCGAACAGGAAACAGGCAATCATTAATCAAGCAGCCGATGGATAAAACCAAGCGATTTTAATAGTCCTTCCAAAAAGAATGCtcaaagtttattaaaaaatataataatacagggtgacccagaaGTTGTGTAAACGGGTACAACAGAAAGTTCAAtaggaaaaaatacaaataaaataaaatagaagaaaagtgtttaatatttttttcattacttgGAAATTATGTATGAATAAAGATAtttgaccattttattttgttttttttttggaatgtaCCGCCCTTTAATTGAGCGCCGTAACAAGCCTAATGAAATTTTTCGGCTGAAACGCTCCGTTTAATCGAATAACAAATACACTCTCTTGTATTTATCGTGGAGCAAATATTATTATCGTGATTATACGGCCGGTCGTAATCGCTTCCGTACGTCTCCTTAATTGGGGATTGTAAAATCAAGCCACCCTTGACGGCCGTCGATTGTTCGCCTATGAGGTTACTCGGGTTACATCCATTCATGTCGTGCCTTCAGACACTGATTTTATTACGTTTCTATGACACGTCCTCTCACTACTACAACGTTGCCATTTATTAGATTTATTAGTGGGGATTAGGGCAATGATGAAAGggctaaatttaatttaattttattaaaaaaaaactaaacaaataattaaagatAAGCGTCTTCTGATGTCGAAACGCTTCGTTTGTAAAACTGGCGTGAAAAACCAGCCGGTGAATTATCAAATAATCCAAACCAGTGTCTCTGATAAGCGTAAATTATGAACAATACCAATGGTATTGTGATTAAAACACCAGCCAAAATTCCAACCAATAGAACGCCGTCTCGTTCGGGTCTATGACCGTATAAGTCAAGACATCGCATCGTTGTTTGTTTCTGATAAACGTCGTAGAATGTCAGGGAAGCCATCTCGATTGGGGCCTCAcacctaaattttttttataagagctttgtattaaatatacagaaaataaaaactaaaattatatattttttaatttaattatttatcaacAATTATTGATTAGTCGATTATCAGTCGTGATATCATTCAGCAGTCGATCATCAAGCATTTATCACTAGATCAACAATCATTTATCATTTCAACAGTCATTTAACAGTCAGTCAATAGTCATTCATCAGTCTATCATTATCCATTTATCAGtcaattattataacttaatattttaatttttggtcacACATCAGTCATTTACTTGTAGGCCATACATCATTCATCAATCAGTAGAGTGATTTTATCAGTCAATCATTAAACAGTCATCAGTTAACAACCAGTCAGTTATTCATCAGACGATTATCAATCTTCAGTTGATTCAAAATCATTTATCAATTGATAACAACTCAGTTATTCATTATATAGTTTTCTGTCGATTATCGATATTATCAGTCATTCATCAATCATTTTTCAGTCATTCTTAATTCTTTCGGCAATCATTTATCATTTCATCAGTCATTCAACAGTCAGTCATCAATCATTCATCAGTTATTTATGATTCATTTGTCAGGCAATCATTATCACTCATATCACTCGTTCAACAGTCATTCATCTTTATTAAccgaataaataattttagaaaaaagcgttatttaaatttttttattacttaagtGCTTTGGCCTTATTCTCGTCCAGTTGCAAATAAATGGGCATCAATTCGTCAATCATCCATTGATTTTCGCACTCACACGTCCACgcgttttctgttaaatcaaGCGCAACCAAATCCTTCCAATTCAAAACAACTTCCATATCCATCGAagctaatttattattttgtagaaaaagctaaaaaaaaataaatgaacacTGGTTttgattcaattatttttgactcaCTTTTTTGATCGGTGGCCAAGTTTTGTATTCGGCACCGTCACGTCGTGACGAAAACGCGTCTCGGTCAATGTACGATAATTTGGGGTTGTTGAAGCAATAAAATTCAGTTAAATTAACAAGATTACTTAAAGATTCTTTACTGATATTGACCAAGTTGGGCATCGAACTCAAGTGGAGATATTTCAAAGTGGAAATGACAGGAAAACCgctgcaaaaaaaattatgcgtGACATAGTTTTTGGTcgataactccggaactattaatTGCAGAATTTTTATTGTGGTACCGCTGGATTGGCCGAGTCATTTCCCATTGTTTTGTCGGCCAGGAAATTTGTGGCCTTTGCATTGCTTAAGAAAATTGAATTCTTTTAAAGCGCAGAAAATTTCTTATCTaaaatgttgtaatttttaattgatttttataaattaataaatttaacacttAAAACCATTGAcagaaaacattttattttgataccACTGGAAAGCCCGAAAAATTACCTATCCAATAAAtccaaaatccaaaatttttgagtatcggctgttaaataaaaaatagccaAATATTACAATGTTTTCAGTAacaatattacaaattttacatttttcgcaACAAAAATGCGACTCAAACATCTTATATTTATGTCATTGTCTAGATTTTGAAACGCTGGGttcaaaaatgtttagttGTTTTTGATTACGATTAAAATGTGgccgtaaaaaaaattaaaacttaaaaaatttgataaataaaaaaaattgatttttatgaacattgagttttttttctcGAAACTTATAAATCTGCAGTCACTTACTTactttttattggtcaaattaACCATgggattattattaaaataaagcgTTTCTAAGCTGTGTGCATCCCCTAAAGTATCGGGAATTCCCGTAAACTGGTTTCCGCTCAAAtccaagaaaattaatttttttggagtgTGCAAAAAAGCAGCCGGAAGACTGCTTAAACCTGTATAACTCaaatccaaatttttcaaatagacCAAACTAGTGATTGCTATTGCAGTTGACTGATCTAGGATTTTTAAAGGATTGTGAGACAGTGATAAAAGTTCAATCCTGTCAGCATGCTCGAAAATATCCTTATCAAGACTATGAATCCTGTTATGAGCCAAATAGAGCTTAACCAAGGATCGTAAAGGATTCCAGTCACCTTCCAAATATTGGcccttgaaaaaaaaattacgaaaaattgtaaaaaaagtcaaCTTACATTAAAAGCATCAggatgcaaaatttcaatgttGTTGTAACTCAGGTCCAACATTTGCATGTTTTGGAGGTTGCTAAACACATCACTGCTAATGCTAACAATCGAATTGTTGGCTAAACTCAACTCGATTAGGTTTGAGACTGGAAATTGCTCTTTTAACGTCAGAATCGGTGAATTCTGAATCCAAACTTTGGAATAACTGTACGGCTTGTTATCAGCTGCATCGATCCATGATGCTTTATCAAACATAAAGGACGAAACGTCTTTGGTACAAGTGACCACAAATTGATTGGAATCGTCATTAACACACGCACATTTGTCGCAAAAGGGTGGAACGTTTGGGTCCGAAATCACCGATAAAATCAGTGAGAATACAATAAGTAACAACATTGGTGATTTCTGGACgaaaaactgcaattttgGCACTTGATTTTACACTAATTTTGGCTCACTActaaaacaattacaaaataatgtcgCACTGAATGTTTCAATTCGTTGTTGACAGAATAATTCTCACTTATCTTATCattgtttaaacaaaatttcgtcaggtatattaaacaaataagtGATAACTGCGTTCTGGTTAATACAAGAGTGACTCATTGATCCAATACACCCGAAATTAATTTGGCAATAACTTTAGCCTACTTGGTCGCACGTTTTTGCCGTTTGTACCATTGGAAAGCCCGAAAAATTCTCAATCCAATGAAGTAAAAACCATTGTTTTAGGATATCTAGTAGCcgagtaaaacaaaaaaattacttagcGATTCATttgtccaaaaaataattaacacatGGAAGGAATAAGTTTGACCCACATGGTCGCACGTTTTCACCGTCTATACCAATGGAAAGCCCGGAAAATTCTCTATCAAATGAAGTAAAACTCATTGCTTTGTGATGTCTAGTAGCCGAGTcaggcaaaaaattgcttagCAACGTATTAAccaaaaacagatttttaagCTTGGAAAATGGCAATAAATTTGGACCACGTAATTGTAGAGTCTTGCAGTTTATACCATTGGAAAGCTTGGGAAATTGTCTATCAAGTGAAGTAAAAGTCATTGTTTTATGATGTTTAATTGCCGAGTCAGGGAAAAATTGCGTAGTGACTCattgatctaaaaataaatttctacaTAAGACAGGAATTTTAGCAATAACTTTGGTCCAGATAATCGTAGACTTTTCGCGTTTAGACCACTGGAAAGCCCAGGAAATTCTCTACCAGATGCCAtaaaaatgattgttttttgataattaattaccaagtcaagtgaaaaattacctAGTAATTCACAGATCCAGAAAATGATTTTTGCACCCGAATGGCACATTAATAACTTTGGACCAGTTGGTCGTAGACTCTTCAGGTTTGAACAACTGGAAAGCTTTgtaaattctctacaaaactTCCAAAAATCGTGGTGTTGCAATGTTTCGTTCTTACAAAATtgcattttctttaatttacgTCACACTTAACCTTTCGTTCGCTTTATAAATGGAAAACAAATACGTCAACAAATATACTGaaaatttgcatttcctgCATTACACTTGAATTATTCTGACCCTGAACCTGACTGTAATTCAATCACCTGCAAATCGAAAAGCTATATAAAGCAAAATGACTCCAATTGTCCGGTTTAATCAATCGTGATGAATCGGTACGACTTTGAGTATGGAAAGTGGTTGTCGAGTGCACCACCCGACGAACAAGTCGTGATTTCAGGTACTTCCCCTAAATCCCTCACCCATTCCATGACAAAATCGTTTCAGGAATTTCGGGTAAATTCCCCAAATGTGAAAATGTGAcggaatttttggaaaatttagaAGAGAAAAAGGACATGTTGACCGAATCGAAGGAACGCTTCAAGGTCGATCATCCAGAATTGCCACTCAAAGCCGGCCTTCTTCAGGGCATTGACAAATTCGATGCGGGATTTTTCGGAATACACCATCGCCAGATCCAGACGCTTTATCTGGGTTTGAGGAAACTCCTGGAAATCACGACTGAAGCAATCATGGACGCTGGAATTCATCCAGAGGAGTTGAAAGGGAGCAAAACGGGAGTTTTTGTTGGTTATTCCTGGAACGACTCTGAAGTTGAAGTTCTTGCCAAAGTAACCGAACCACAACAGTTTGCCATGACTGGGTACTTCACTAAACTCAAAATGagtgtttaa contains:
- the LOC658399 gene encoding leucine-rich repeat neuronal protein 1 is translated as MLLLIVFSLILSVISDPNVPPFCDKCACVNDDSNQFVVTCTKDVSSFMFDKASWIDAADNKPYSYSKVWIQNSPILTLKEQFPVSNLIELSLANNSIVSISSDVFSNLQNMQMLDLSYNNIEILHPDAFNGQYLEGDWNPLRSLVKLYLAHNRIHSLDKDIFEHADRIELLSLSHNPLKILDQSTAIAITSLVYLKNLDLSYTGLSSLPAAFLHTPKKLIFLDLSGNQFTGIPDTLGDAHSLETLYFNNNPMVNLTNKNGFPVISTLKYLHLSSMPNLVNISKESLSNLVNLTEFYCFNNPKLSYIDRDAFSSRRDGAEYKTWPPIKKLFLQNNKLASMDMEVVLNWKDLVALDLTENAWTCECENQWMIDELMPIYLQLDENKAKALKCEAPIEMASLTFYDVYQKQTTMRCLDLYGHRPERDGVLLVGILAGVLITIPLVLFIIYAYQRHWFGLFDNSPAGFSRQFYKRSVSTSEDAYL